A part of Kitasatospora acidiphila genomic DNA contains:
- a CDS encoding Ig-like domain-containing protein, which translates to MTASSPRTGRPNRHRRSRRRRRTVVVAAALTTGLGLGFGWLQTVSQAQQTPPTWTDGHHAVLRSGLGVDLTFAPAPGVTGRAGAGTLGSAAPYTDGVDAKTAAELFRMTEDHPAADGSWRTLGTLRLTFSRPVRNPRLHLSGLAGTVGGTSSALRLTVTGGTPSAPAPAARSPWRGWTVADGAFAPAAEDGTADATLDPAGSLELDGTFTTATLRVDRRDTAAPGSSAAPPALHPAVTVTVDEALGSAPASYGDASHVISDLFLGSDAIGPAPRTGLANRSRHPQPAPPQRVLEFRPGRAEHTANDPALSFPASVQAGRYYDVTVPVSPGRAGATLAGWIDFRHEGRFDSAERAQVEVAPGAGSATLEWLVPADVSSGDTWARLRIARDPAQVVAPDGPADAGEVEDQAVHLRVTAAKPEITSPVAGTRTSDQKPDVKGDSGVPGGSVLVRDGATPLCQAPVAKDGSWDCRPDMPLAPGDHHLAPVQAGGNGTAEAGAPVGLAVDTAPPSAPKLTVPAYTNDPEQPMTGTGGPGSMIVVTDGGSDNEVCRTAVRADRSWSCLPVEDLSEGSHQLTVTASDLAGHTSAGGTATMIVKTTAPAKPVITAPAPGQDVHEPRPQLAGPPRARQSPRRVRSPRRAPAARQVRQPVRTGAAPRAVP; encoded by the coding sequence ATGACCGCGAGCTCGCCACGGACCGGCCGCCCCAACCGTCATCGGCGCAGCCGTCGGCGCCGTCGGACCGTGGTGGTCGCGGCCGCGCTGACGACCGGCCTGGGCCTGGGCTTCGGCTGGCTGCAGACCGTCTCGCAGGCGCAGCAGACTCCGCCGACCTGGACCGACGGCCACCACGCCGTGCTGCGCTCCGGGCTGGGCGTGGACCTGACCTTCGCCCCCGCACCCGGGGTGACCGGCCGCGCCGGCGCCGGGACGCTGGGCAGCGCCGCACCGTACACCGACGGCGTCGACGCCAAAACGGCCGCCGAGCTGTTCCGGATGACCGAGGACCACCCCGCGGCGGACGGCTCCTGGCGCACCCTGGGCACCCTGCGGCTCACCTTCTCCCGCCCGGTGCGCAACCCCCGCCTGCACCTCAGCGGGCTGGCCGGCACCGTCGGCGGCACCTCATCGGCGCTGCGGCTGACCGTCACCGGCGGCACCCCGAGCGCACCGGCGCCGGCCGCCCGCTCGCCCTGGCGCGGCTGGACGGTGGCCGACGGCGCATTCGCCCCGGCAGCTGAGGACGGCACGGCGGACGCCACGCTCGACCCGGCCGGCAGCCTGGAGCTGGACGGCACCTTCACCACCGCCACCCTGCGCGTCGACCGGCGCGACACCGCGGCGCCCGGCAGCAGCGCCGCACCGCCGGCGCTGCACCCCGCCGTCACCGTGACCGTGGACGAGGCACTGGGCAGCGCACCCGCGAGCTACGGCGACGCCTCGCACGTGATCTCCGACCTGTTCCTCGGCAGCGACGCGATCGGCCCGGCCCCGCGCACCGGCCTGGCCAACCGCAGCCGGCATCCGCAGCCGGCGCCGCCGCAGCGGGTGCTGGAGTTCCGACCCGGCCGCGCCGAGCACACCGCCAACGACCCGGCGCTGAGCTTTCCGGCGTCCGTCCAGGCCGGCCGCTACTACGACGTGACGGTGCCGGTCAGCCCCGGGCGGGCCGGCGCCACCCTGGCCGGCTGGATCGACTTCCGCCACGAGGGCAGGTTCGACAGCGCCGAGCGCGCCCAGGTGGAGGTGGCGCCCGGCGCGGGCAGCGCGACCCTGGAGTGGCTGGTGCCGGCGGACGTGTCCTCCGGCGACACCTGGGCCCGGCTGCGGATCGCCCGCGACCCGGCACAGGTGGTGGCACCGGACGGGCCCGCCGACGCGGGGGAGGTCGAGGACCAGGCCGTTCACCTCCGTGTCACGGCCGCCAAGCCGGAGATCACCAGCCCGGTGGCCGGCACGCGGACGAGCGATCAGAAGCCCGACGTCAAGGGTGACAGCGGGGTGCCGGGCGGCTCCGTGCTGGTGCGCGACGGCGCGACGCCGCTCTGCCAGGCGCCGGTCGCCAAGGACGGCAGCTGGGACTGCCGTCCCGACATGCCGCTGGCACCCGGTGACCACCACCTGGCGCCCGTCCAGGCCGGCGGCAACGGGACGGCGGAGGCCGGCGCCCCGGTCGGGCTCGCGGTCGACACCGCGCCGCCGTCCGCACCGAAGCTCACCGTGCCGGCGTACACCAACGACCCCGAGCAGCCGATGACCGGCACCGGCGGGCCCGGCTCGATGATCGTGGTCACCGACGGCGGGTCCGACAACGAGGTGTGCCGCACGGCGGTCCGGGCCGACCGGTCCTGGAGCTGCCTGCCGGTGGAAGACCTCAGCGAGGGGTCGCACCAGCTCACCGTCACCGCGTCGGACCTCGCCGGTCACACCAGCGCGGGCGGCACGGCCACCATGATCGTCAAGACCACGGCACCGGCGAAGCCGGTGATCACCGCGCCCGCACCGGGCCAGGACGTGCACGAGCCGCGCCCCCAGCTGGCCGGACCGCCCCGAGCGCGGCAGTCGCCCCGTCGAGTGCGGTCGCCTCGCCGAGCGCCGGCGGCCCGTCAAGTGCGGCAGCCGGTTCGAACGGGAGCGGCGCCACGAGCCGTGCCGTAG
- a CDS encoding ArsR/SmtB family transcription factor has product MQERPEPRLVDDVATLKALADPVRLAILSVLRRHDPQPLTAKELATELDEPQTKLYRHLKQLEKVELIEVAGTRLVSGIVESRYRARQTGLSLAPSIFAAGTPERPEALAALLAAMDAFRRDFEQDFLNDRIDLTLPEDGAPGFFAHSTFRLAPEHAARLRVGLRELLAEATRDEVGPEEDGVEVKLFAILYGGQP; this is encoded by the coding sequence ATGCAGGAGAGGCCCGAACCACGCCTGGTGGACGATGTCGCGACGCTCAAGGCGCTGGCCGACCCGGTCCGGCTGGCGATCCTGAGCGTCCTGCGCCGCCACGACCCGCAGCCGCTCACCGCGAAGGAGCTGGCCACCGAGCTGGACGAGCCGCAGACCAAGCTCTACCGCCACCTCAAGCAGTTGGAGAAGGTCGAGCTGATCGAGGTGGCCGGCACCCGGCTGGTCTCCGGCATCGTGGAGAGCCGCTACCGGGCGCGCCAGACGGGCCTGAGCCTGGCCCCTTCGATCTTCGCCGCCGGCACGCCCGAGCGGCCGGAGGCACTGGCCGCGCTGCTGGCCGCGATGGATGCCTTCCGGCGGGACTTCGAGCAGGACTTCCTGAACGACCGCATCGACCTGACGCTCCCCGAAGACGGAGCCCCCGGATTCTTCGCCCACAGCACGTTCCGGCTCGCCCCCGAGCACGCGGCCCGGCTGCGCGTGGGGCTGCGCGAGCTGCTGGCCGAGGCGACCCGCGACGAGGTGGGCCCCGAGGAGGACGGGGTGGAGGTCAAGCTCTTCGCCATCCTCTACGGCGGGCAGCCGTAG
- a CDS encoding MFS transporter translates to MVNVHDSVLPLRSNRRFQLLWTGSAAASIAARLADTAYPLLLLQLTGSPTAAGAFGAVGLGATLLCGLHGGAVADRRDRRRVLLAADAMRFLTAASLAVALIAHQLTLPHALVAAAVTGAAAAYGGPVRTLAIRAVVPPAQLGQALARDELRGSTAALLGPPLAGLLLAAGQALPAMAIAFGSLLAVLATFLVRFDGRRVTVGAEGEGEEEREVGGVDFPGSSGGPTACAGRIGDQAGHREGGREVGDADVRRDPAPAGSRSEQLGQQGVDREVGATDLLLNKHPGHRGADPKVDPADVPHHPAAGPAETARPGLGLPTARAAHHNKRPGHPNPDRKVDPIDVPRHAAAGPAEPARPTTRDKHPGRPSADRKVTPADFPRHTGPAAGSWVGLRFLLAAPVLRATLGVAIPLNLVGSAMTLAVIVLLRDRGVGGAGTGLTLAGEAVGALAGALLVGRLHRLAGPGRLLLGAAWLCVPLLLAPLLPGGAPTVFLALAAANLAMPALRVMLDVLIFQQVPDELRGRVIAATMTAVMLGIPAGTLGAGLLLARLSPGDTLALLALMLAAALLPATASRALWRAGWPGSGSP, encoded by the coding sequence ATGGTGAACGTTCACGATTCCGTATTACCGCTGCGCTCCAACCGCCGCTTCCAGCTGCTGTGGACCGGCTCCGCCGCCGCCTCGATCGCCGCCCGACTGGCCGACACCGCCTACCCGCTGCTACTGCTGCAGCTCACCGGATCACCCACCGCGGCAGGCGCGTTCGGTGCGGTGGGGCTCGGCGCCACCCTGCTGTGCGGACTGCACGGCGGTGCGGTCGCCGACCGGCGCGACCGGCGGCGCGTGCTGCTGGCCGCCGACGCGATGCGCTTCCTCACCGCCGCGAGCCTGGCGGTGGCCCTGATCGCCCATCAGCTGACGCTGCCGCACGCCTTGGTGGCTGCCGCGGTCACCGGTGCGGCGGCCGCATACGGCGGCCCGGTCCGCACCCTGGCGATCCGCGCGGTGGTGCCACCCGCCCAGCTGGGGCAGGCCCTGGCCCGCGACGAACTGCGCGGCAGCACCGCCGCCCTGCTCGGCCCACCACTGGCCGGCCTGCTACTCGCAGCCGGGCAGGCACTCCCGGCCATGGCCATCGCGTTCGGGTCGCTGCTCGCCGTCCTGGCCACCTTCCTGGTGCGCTTCGACGGCCGGAGGGTGACGGTAGGGGCGGAGGGGGAGGGGGAGGAAGAACGGGAAGTCGGCGGGGTCGACTTCCCGGGTTCCAGTGGCGGCCCAACCGCCTGCGCGGGGCGGATCGGTGACCAGGCGGGTCACCGCGAAGGGGGGCGGGAGGTCGGCGACGCCGACGTTCGCCGTGACCCCGCCCCGGCGGGGTCACGCAGCGAGCAGCTGGGCCAGCAGGGAGTGGACCGGGAAGTCGGCGCCACCGACCTACTCCTCAACAAGCATCCGGGCCACCGTGGAGCTGACCCCAAAGTCGACCCGGCCGACGTTCCACACCACCCAGCCGCTGGCCCCGCCGAGACCGCGCGCCCGGGGCTCGGGCTCCCAACTGCCCGCGCAGCGCACCACAACAAGCGACCAGGCCACCCCAACCCAGACCGCAAAGTCGACCCCATCGACGTTCCACGCCACGCGGCCGCTGGGCCCGCCGAGCCTGCGCGCCCAACTACCCGCGACAAGCATCCGGGCCGCCCAAGCGCAGATCGCAAAGTCACCCCCGCCGACTTCCCACGTCACACTGGGCCGGCCGCCGGCTCGTGGGTTGGGCTGCGGTTCTTGTTGGCCGCGCCGGTGCTGCGTGCCACGTTGGGGGTCGCGATCCCGCTCAACCTGGTGGGCTCCGCAATGACGCTCGCGGTGATCGTGCTGCTGCGCGATCGCGGCGTCGGTGGTGCCGGTACCGGGCTCACACTGGCCGGTGAGGCGGTCGGCGCGCTCGCCGGTGCCCTCCTGGTCGGCCGACTGCACCGGCTGGCCGGGCCCGGGCGGCTGCTGCTCGGCGCGGCCTGGCTCTGCGTGCCGCTGCTGCTCGCACCGCTGCTGCCGGGTGGGGCGCCCACGGTCTTCCTCGCCCTGGCTGCGGCGAACCTGGCGATGCCCGCCCTGCGCGTCATGCTGGACGTGCTGATCTTCCAGCAGGTCCCCGACGAACTGCGCGGCCGGGTGATCGCCGCCACCATGACCGCCGTGATGCTCGGTATCCCGGCCGGCACCCTGGGGGCCGGCCTGCTGCTCGCCCGGCTCTCCCCCGGCGACACGCTCGCGCTGCTCGCGCTGATGCTGGCCGCTGCCCTGCTACCGGCCACCGCGAGCCGGGCACTGTGGAGGGCCGGCTGGCCGGGGTCGGGCTCGCCCTGA